A window of Bradyrhizobium sp. AZCC 1719 genomic DNA:
TCGCCCGCGCGCTGGAGGTCAGCCACGGCAGCGTCTACCGCCATTTCCCCAGCAAGGCTTCGCTGCGCGAGGCGGTGGCCAAGCGCTGGCTCGACCGTCTCAGCGCGCCGCTCCTGAAGATCGCTGAAAGTTCCGGCCCGGCGCCGGCGCGGCTGGATCAGTGGCTGCGCACGATGTTTTCGATAAAGCACAAGCGGCTCGGCGACGACCCCGAGATGTTTGCGACCTACCTGACGCTGGCGCGCGAGGCCTGCAAGTCCGTGAACTGCCACAAGGACTGCCTGGTCGATCAGATTGCGCTGATCCTGACCGATGGCGTGAAGCAGGGCGAATTCCAGGT
This region includes:
- a CDS encoding TetR family transcriptional regulator, coding for MNEVVVLTPERILEVTEDVLRRYGLAKATVVDVARALEVSHGSVYRHFPSKASLREAVAKRWLDRLSAPLLKIAESSGPAPARLDQWLRTMFSIKHKRLGDDPEMFATYLTLAREACKSVNCHKDCLVDQIALILTDGVKQGEFQVADVKVTARAIFDATSRFHHPAHAEEWNEPGAPARIDALLALLLKGLEAPRKH